A section of the Saccopteryx leptura isolate mSacLep1 chromosome 6, mSacLep1_pri_phased_curated, whole genome shotgun sequence genome encodes:
- the SIX1 gene encoding homeobox protein SIX1 — MSMLPSFGFTQEQVACVCEVLQQGGNLERLGRFLWSLPACDHLHKNESVLKAKAVVAFHRGNFRELYKILESHQFSPHNHPKLQQLWLKAHYVEAEKLRGRPLGAVGKYRVRRKFPLPRTIWDGEETSYCFKEKSRGVLREWYAHNPYPSPREKRELAEATGLTTTQVSNWFKNRRQRDRAAEAKERENTENNNSSSNKQNQLSPLEGGKPLMSSSEEEFSPPQSPDQNSVLLLQGNMGHARSSNYSLPGLTASQPSHGLQAHQHQLQDSLLGPLTSSLVDLGS, encoded by the exons ATGTCGATGCTGCCGTCGTTCGGCTTTACGCAGGAGCAAGTGGCGTGCGTGTGCGAGGTTCTGCAGCAAGGTGGGAACCTGGAGCGCCTAGGCAGGTTCCTGTGGTCACTGCCCGCCTGCGACCACCTGCACAAGAACGAGAGCGTTCTCAAGGCCAAGGCCGTGGTCGCCTTCCACCGCGGCAACTTCCGCGAGCTTTACAAGATCCTGGAGAGCCACCAGTTCTCGCCTCACAACCACCCCAAGCTGCAGCAATTGTGGTTGAAGGCGCACTACGTGGAGGCCGAGAAGCTGCGCGGCCGGCCTTTGGGTGCTGTGGGTAAATATCGGGTGCGCCGAAAATTCCCGCTGCCGCGCACTATCTGGGACGGCGAAGAGACCAGCTACTGCTTCAAAGAGAAGTCGCGGGGCGTGCTGCGCGAGTGGTACGCGCATAACCCCTACCCCTCGCCGCGTGAGAAGCGGGAGCTGGCCGAGGCCACCGGCCTCACCACCACCCAAGTCAGCAACTGGTTTAAGAACCGGAGGCAAAGAGACCGGGCCGCCGAGGCCAAGGAAAG GGAGAACACCGAAAACAATAACTCCTCCTCCAACAAGCAGAATCAACTCTCTCCTCTGGAAGGGGGCAAGCCGCTCATGTCCAGCTCAGAAGAAGAATTCTCACCTCCCCAAAGTCCAGACCAGAACTCGGTCCTTCTGCTGCAGGGCAATATGGGCCACGCCAGGAGCTCAAACTATTCTCTCCCGGGCTTAACGGCCTCACAGCCCAGCCACGGCCTGCAGGCTCACCAGCACCAGCTCCAGGACTCCTTGCTGGGCCCTCTCACCTCTAGTCTGGTGGACTTGGGGTCCTAA